TGGTGATTTGCTTATCATTGACAAAAGCAAAAAGCCCTCTAATGGTTCTATTGCCGTCTGTTTTCTCGATGGCGAGTTTACGGTGAAGCGCATCAAGATCGAGCGAGATCGCGTGTGGCTCATTGCTGAAAATATCAAATATCCACCTATTGAAGTCAAGGCAGATAATGAATTCCTCATCTGGGGAATTGTCATTCACGCCATTAAAAGTCTGTAATGTTTGCCCTGGTCGACTGCAACAATTTCTACGCGAGCTGTGAGCGAGTTTTCAATCCTGCACTTAATGGTAAGCCTGTCGTGGTGCTTTCTAATAATG
This genomic interval from Nonlabens spongiae contains the following:
- a CDS encoding LexA family protein, whose product is MTIKKALTSVLDIPYLGPISCGFPSPADDHLDEAIDLNKELIKNKSTTFFGRVNGDSMKDAGLDDGDLLIIDKSKKPSNGSIAVCFLDGEFTVKRIKIERDRVWLIAENIKYPPIEVKADNEFLIWGIVIHAIKSL